One genomic window of Ziziphus jujuba cultivar Dongzao chromosome 4, ASM3175591v1 includes the following:
- the LOC107415376 gene encoding UDP-glycosyltransferase 90A1 yields MPYISFLYKWFQYEAHRSTIEFNTTKRRYKKMGSNSLNSTPQKRHVVLFPFMSKGHTIPLLHLARLLLSRRFAVTVLTTPANRPFIVNSLSDTTASIIDLPFPDNIPKVPAGVESTDKFPSMSVFFSFVTATKRMQPDFERALESLPPVSFIVSDGFLWWTLESASKFSIPRLVFYGMSNYASAVSKVVYENRLIHGPESNNELLTVPDFPWIKITKNDFESMSSDPEVKDVAFEFHMNMIISTLNSFGLVVNSFYELEPVFVDYWNKKCSPKAYCVGPLCLAEPILSSNIRPTDQPAWIQWLDKKLEQGSSVLYVAFGSQAEISRQQLEEIALGLEESKVNFLWVVRKKERELIDSSDGFLERVKDRGMVVTEWVNQREILYHKSVHGFLSHCGWNSVMESICAGVPILAWPMMAEQPMNARMVVEEIKVGLRVETCDGSPKGLVKWESLKKMVMELMEGQKGKEVRKKVKEVAEMAKKAVEESGSSKHTLDSLIDEICQRGDVRKA; encoded by the coding sequence atgccTTACATCTCTTTTCTATATAAATGGTTTCAATATGAGGCACACCGCTCCACCATTGAATTCAACACCACCAAAAGGAGGTACAAAAAAATGGGCTCAAATTCTTTGAATTCAACACCACAAAAACGCCATGTCGTTTTGTTCCCCTTCATGTCCAAAGGCCACACCATCCCACTCCTACACTTAGCTCGCCTCCTCCTCAGTCGCCGCTTCGCCGTCACCGTCCTCACCACTCCGGCCAACCGACCCTTCATCGTAAACTCTCTTTCCGACACCACAGCCTCCATTATCGACCTTCCCTTCCCAGACAACATCCCTAAAGTCCCTGCTGGAGTCGAAAGCACAGACAAATTCCCATCCATGTCTGTGTTCTTCTCATTCGTCACCGCTACCAAACGCATGCAACCCGACTTCGAACGAGCGCTCGAGTCTCTTCCTCCGGTCAGTTTCATAGTCTCCGATGGCTTCCTCTGGTGGACGCTTGAGTCTGCCTCCAAGTTTAGCATTCCGAGGTTGGTATTCTACGGTATGTCCAATTATGCCTCTGCTGTTAGCAAAGTTGTTTATGAAAATCGGCTTATTCATGGACCCGAATCGAATAACGAGTTGCTAACTGTGCCTGATTTCCCGTGGatcaaaattaccaaaaatgaCTTCGAATCTATGTCTAGTGACCCTGAAGTGAAGGATGTAGCTTTTGAGTTCCATATGAATATGATAATATCAACGCTAAATAGCTTCGGCTTGGTTGTCAACAGCTTTTATGAACTTGAGCCAGTTTTCGTTGATTATTGGAACAAAAAATGTTCGCCCAAGGCCTATTGCGTGGGTCCCCTTTGCCTCGCGGAGCCAATTTTATCATCAAACATTCGACCAACTGATCAGCCAGCATGGATTCAGTGGCTGGACAAAAAGCTAGAACAGGGGAGCTCTGTTTTATATGTTGCATTTGGTTCTCAAGCTGAGATTTCACGTCAACAACTCGAAGAAATAGCCCTTGGGTTGGAAGAATCGAAGGTGAATTTCTTGTGGGTCGTAAGGAAAAAAGAGCGGGAGCTAATTGATAGTTCAGATGGGTTTTTAGAGAGAGTGAAAGACAGGGGAATGGTGGTGACAGAGTGGGTAAACCAGAGGGAAATATTGTATCACAAGAGCGTGCATGGTTTTCTGAGTCACTGTGGATGGAATTCAGTGATGGAGAGCATATGTGCTGGGGTTCCAATTCTTGCTTGGCCCATGATGGCAGAGCAACCTATGAATGCGAGAATGGTGGTGGAGGAGATCAAGGTGGGGTTGAGGGTAGAGACTTGCGATGGATCACCGAAAGGGTTGGTGAAATGGGAAAGTCTGAAGAAGATGGTGATGGAGTTAATGGAAGGGCAAAAGGGAAAGGAAGTGAGGAAGAAAGTGAAAGAGGTTGCAGAGATGGCGAAGAAGGCTGTGGAAGAGAGCGGATCATCGAAGCACACGTTGGACTCTCTCATTGATGAGATATGCCAGCGAGGAGATGTGAGAAAGGCTTAG
- the LOC107415362 gene encoding UDP-glycosyltransferase 90A1-like, whose product MVSNGLDSTPRKHKRHVVLFPFMSKGHTIPLLHLSRLLLKRHLSVTIFTTPANRPFIADSLADTSASIVDLPFPENIPDIPAGIESTDKIPSMSLFYSFVTSTKRMQPDFERALQSLLPHVSFVVSDGFLWWTRESASKFGIPRLVSYGMCAYANSVCIAVLQDRLLHGPKSDTELITVTRFPWIQITRNDFIPALTDPEPDPVVSEFHMNCAISTMSSFGTIFNSFYELEPVFVDFMSQLGGQRESETKTWCVGPLCLADPVPRIQPNPSNRPAWVWWLDQKLEQGSSVLYVAFGSQAEISPEQLKEIAKGLEESKVDFLWVIRKKESELSDGFEERVKGRGIVVRDWVEQREILMHESVQGFLSHCGWNSVLESICAGVPILAWPMMAEQPLNARMVVEEIKVGLRVETCDGSVRGFVKWEGLKKMVRELMEGEKGKEVRKKVEEVAEMARKAMEDEGSSCRALDTLIDKICNCKQ is encoded by the coding sequence ATGGTCTCAAATGGTTTGGACTCAACACCACGAAAACATAAACGCCATGTCGTTTTGTTCCCGTTCATGTCCAAAGGCCACACAATCCCACTCCTCCACCTATCTCGTCTCCTCCTCAAACGCCACCTCTCTGTCACCATCTTCACCACCCCGGCCAACCGACCTTTCATCGCTGACTCTCTCGCCGACACTTCCGCCTCCATAGTCGACCTTCCGTTCCCAGAAAACATCCCCGACATCCCCGCCGGCATTGAAAGCACGGACAAGATCCCTTCCATGTCGCTCTTCTATTCCTTCGTCACATCCACCAAACGCATGCAACCCGACTTCGAACGAGCTCTGCAGTCTCTTCTGCCACATGTCAGTTTCGTGGTCTCCGATGGGTTCCTCTGGTGGACACGTGAGTCTGCGTCTAAGTTCGGTATCCCAAGGTTAGTCTCCTACGGTATGTGCGCTTATGCTAATTCCGTGTGCATAGCTGTGCTCCAGGATCGCCTTCTCCATGGACCCAAGTCGGACACCGAGTTGATCACCGTGACTCGCTTCCCGTGGATTCAAATCACCAGAAATGACTTCATCCCTGCGTTAACAGACCCTGAGCCGGACCCTGTCGTTTCCGAGTTCCACATGAACTGTGCAATATCAACGATGAGTAGCTTTGGCACGATTTTCAACAGCTTCTACGAGCTTGAGCCTGTGTTTGTTGATTTTATGAGCCAGCTGGGTGGTCAGCGTGAGAGTGAGACCAAGACCTGGTGTGTTGGGCCTCTTTGCTTGGCCGACCCAGTACCCAGAATTCAACCAAACCCAAGTAATAGACCCGCATGGGTTTGGTGGCTAGACCAGAAGCTAGAACAGGGGAGCTCTGTTTTGTACGTAGCATTCGGGTCACAAGCTGAGATTTCACCTGAGCAACTTAAAGAAATAGCAAAGGGATTAGAAGAATCAAAGGTTGATTTCTTATGGGTGATAAGGAAAAAAGAGTCAGAGCTATCAGATGGATTCGAAGAGAGAGTGAAAGGCAGGGGTATAGTGGTGAGAGATTGGGTAGAGCAAAGGGAGATACTGATGCATGAGAGCGTACAGGGGTTTCTGAGCCACTGCGGATGGAATTCAGTTTTGGAGAGCATATGTGCTGGGGTTCCGATTCTTGCGTGGCCCATGATGGCAGAGCAGCCATTAAATGCAAGAATGGTGGTGGAGGAGATCAAGGTTGGGTTGAGGGTGGAGACATGTGATGGATCGGTGAGAGGATTCGTCAAGTGGGAAGGTCTGAAGAAGATGGTGAGGGAGTTAATGGAAGGGGAAAAGGGAAAGGAAGTGAGGAAGAAAGTGGAGGAGGTTGCAGAAATGGCAAGGAAGGCTATGGAGGATGAAGGATCATCATGTCGTGCGTTGGATACTCTGATTGATAAGATTTGCAATTGCAAACAATGA